A genomic window from Tenebrio molitor chromosome X, icTenMoli1.1, whole genome shotgun sequence includes:
- the BORCS6 gene encoding BLOC-1-related complex subunit 6 isoform X1, with amino-acid sequence MDSDEGSPSPPPPSDPPPSLPPPLPARPRKTTPQPPIPLQDDNHFDNDVEGEVDDEISQQMTASYSEISFKSGVSPENENPLSLTMDPLPLAEHIMQRPVTLSCDRNIPSCKPLGPLNLEGTVHIEGNMTHFVAEDLEYKIKLSSPVTKKGGTNTPPLPGGSRSCTPSTLYRQLLVPQVGQLDSGLLNDLECEAQKMATSIDNLTENLCGILHSISSITADNVDVYKNAVSKMSDAMDSNIKSMYTMMAKTEEVTQAMKSVQTHATRIKEIKRLVDLFESYV; translated from the exons ATGGACTCGGACGAAGGGTCACCGTCTCCGCCTCCTCCGTCAGACCCGCCTCCTAGTTTACCACCGCCCTTACCCGCC AGACCTCGAAAAACCACTCCACAGCCTCCAATTCCGCTGCAAGACGACAATCACTTTGACAATGACGTTGAGGGCGAAGTTGATGATGAAATCTCTCAACAAATGACAGCTTCATACAGTGAGATTTCTTTCAAGTCTGGAGTCAGCCCGGAAAATGAAAATCCACTCTCTCTAACAATGGACCCCTTACCTCTAGCTGAACACATAATGCAGAGACCAGTGACACTAAGTTGTGACAGAAATATTCCATCTTGTAAACCACTGGGGCCACTCAATTTAGAGGGTACTGTTCACATAGAGGGGAACATGACACATTTTGTAGCTGAAGATCTAGAATATAAAATTAAGTTGTCTAGTCCTGTTACCAAAAAAGGGGGTACAA ATACACCTCCACTTCCAGGTGGCTCTAGAAGTTGCACTCCTAGCACCCTTTATAGGCAGTTGTTGGTACCTCAAGTGGGTCAGTTAGATTCAGGATTGTTGAATGATCTAGAATGTGAGGCTCAAAAAATGGCCACTTCTATTGATAATCTAACAGAAAATTTGTGTGGAATTTTACATTCT ATTTCATCAATCACTGCTGATAATGTagatgtttacaaaaatgcTGTTTCAAAAATGTCAGATGCCATGGATTCTAATATAAAA agcATGTACACCATGATGGCTAAAACTGAGGAAGTTACCCAGGCTATGAAGTCAGTTCAGACTCATGCAACTAGGAT aaaagaaattaaaaggTTGGTGGATCTTTTTGAAAGTTATGTCTGA
- the BORCS6 gene encoding BLOC-1-related complex subunit 6 isoform X2 has product MDSDEGSPSPPPPSDPPPSLPPPLPARPRKTTPQPPIPLQDDNHFDNDVEGEVDDEISQQMTASYSEISFKSGVSPENENPLSLTMDPLPLAEHIMQRPVTLSCDRNIPSCKPLGPLNLEGTVHIEGNMTHFVAEDLEYKIKLSSPVTKKGDTPPLPGGSRSCTPSTLYRQLLVPQVGQLDSGLLNDLECEAQKMATSIDNLTENLCGILHSISSITADNVDVYKNAVSKMSDAMDSNIKSMYTMMAKTEEVTQAMKSVQTHATRIKEIKRLVDLFESYV; this is encoded by the exons ATGGACTCGGACGAAGGGTCACCGTCTCCGCCTCCTCCGTCAGACCCGCCTCCTAGTTTACCACCGCCCTTACCCGCC AGACCTCGAAAAACCACTCCACAGCCTCCAATTCCGCTGCAAGACGACAATCACTTTGACAATGACGTTGAGGGCGAAGTTGATGATGAAATCTCTCAACAAATGACAGCTTCATACAGTGAGATTTCTTTCAAGTCTGGAGTCAGCCCGGAAAATGAAAATCCACTCTCTCTAACAATGGACCCCTTACCTCTAGCTGAACACATAATGCAGAGACCAGTGACACTAAGTTGTGACAGAAATATTCCATCTTGTAAACCACTGGGGCCACTCAATTTAGAGGGTACTGTTCACATAGAGGGGAACATGACACATTTTGTAGCTGAAGATCTAGAATATAAAATTAAGTTGTCTAGTCCTGTTACCAAAAAAGGGG ATACACCTCCACTTCCAGGTGGCTCTAGAAGTTGCACTCCTAGCACCCTTTATAGGCAGTTGTTGGTACCTCAAGTGGGTCAGTTAGATTCAGGATTGTTGAATGATCTAGAATGTGAGGCTCAAAAAATGGCCACTTCTATTGATAATCTAACAGAAAATTTGTGTGGAATTTTACATTCT ATTTCATCAATCACTGCTGATAATGTagatgtttacaaaaatgcTGTTTCAAAAATGTCAGATGCCATGGATTCTAATATAAAA agcATGTACACCATGATGGCTAAAACTGAGGAAGTTACCCAGGCTATGAAGTCAGTTCAGACTCATGCAACTAGGAT aaaagaaattaaaaggTTGGTGGATCTTTTTGAAAGTTATGTCTGA